One window of the Camelina sativa cultivar DH55 chromosome 1, Cs, whole genome shotgun sequence genome contains the following:
- the LOC104721406 gene encoding SAC3 family protein B-like isoform X2 → MAFRPFGKDLGPSVSSKPSPFMSFGASAPTLTTSDSSIQPPTSQNHSAFAGQSFGPGGIQSGPRAPPPSASQNPPPSLGQPYRPGGVQSSLPSNRTPSPLPFQNPSPSSGQPYQSGGIHRSPEPSNGIAWGSEAFPRPSPSVRPYQFPGVQRPTLNPQLGHDGSRNFLKDHGEHSQATFPASTSHILSRIGTDAVEIGRSQDSKRKSRSDFPPDQNLGSSRRNQPPVSGFENGNLADDFQPPSSQPWMRSPSSVENTPMRSRSNPNRLINQDQTPKSSFPYAHEAAEIQEATRRNSSAISSSDKPLGDDSIFSQHDSRRISTSPTSGSKTYMLSRSSDSQFPGHSVNSFNNAGKTSSSPATKRTRSPPLYSAEEDIQRNSLPSQDCTEGEEQARAKRLARFKGELEPIADRSVDTQLTKSFVNKTTKPLDNKQTFNSLESSRDTVKGDSLSKYESSEQPSLIIGLCPDMCPESERGERERKGDLDHYERVDGDRNQTSKSLAVKKYTRTAEREAVLIRPMPILQSTMEYLLSLLDRPYNENFLGMYNFLWDRMRAIRMDLRMQHIFNREAITLLEQMIRLHIIAMHELCEYTKGEGFSEGFDAHLNIEQMNKTSVELFQMYDDHRKKGIIIPTEKEFRGYYALLKLDKHPGYKVEPSELSLDLANMTPEIRQTSEVLFARSVARACRTGNFIAFFRLARKASYLQACLMHAHFSKLRTQALASLHSGLQQNQGLPVSDTSKWIGMEEEDIEALLEYHGFSIKVFEEPYMVKDDLFLHVDKDYKTKCSKLVHMKKSRTIVEDVSAPSIEEDVSTPSPLPSLLTEAFKGHQPCITPHKQEMPPARSLKKQTPMRLVDKEMTDFKTTLLPEEDKPAGTFVINPVGPSVINPVEHQQKQNDITSAGGFHSPVKLYSPFGSTGFPQTKSWNLEKQPNDHSIDMSPGEIKFPIAGDLHTNLVPGPALQQSPKSMPMEIGPVTTIAESSTSVGKEYALEEPVPEAAIISTLEKNFHDIEQEDEDENGVIVNQYDEEVAKAKLKLIIRLWKRWASRKSELREHRQLAAAAALNSLSLGTPIRFSKTDQSRACGEFDIDQAMRRRFEEHEKSWSRLNISDVIADILVGRNPESKCICWKVILCTQTESVNTASSASQVTHSAASRWLSSKLMPNAEHSLNDDNLLFSAPGVSVWNKWVANRSDSDFTCCLSVARDVEADNDICETTRGASAVLFLASGGLPLNLQREQLNRILESVPCGSVLPLLVVISSCNGERMEPDTGIVSGLGLNDINKSKIASFSIVSIANKSQKGQEVHFFNDSRLRDGIKWLASNSPLQPNLHHVKPRELVLTHFSFSLELLKQMPDQEVGPNICISAFNDALETSQRNITSAAEANPIGWPCPETMLLEGNRKERLMVQRYLPNLDWSSAENIEPLNSVLENCKLPYIEDDLTWLTVGCASRTEIENHTQRLEGCLVEYLTQRSKLMGVSLATKETGVMLERNTRLELHNSSRYHIIPRWIGIFQRIFNWRIMGLSDSSSSSAYVLKSDLTMSTSSYADKFLSEDASYQSSPPNIPLLHEMIQISCSPFKSSPPYDHKGQRVVESVQTETLIDDDRDIDESMLEKSREACRRIDMMITEDDELADETERSWRSKGKEAEKKTIKERESERLDELLEKCNLVQNSIAEKLCIYF, encoded by the exons ATGGCGTTTAGGCCTTTCGGGAAGGACTTAGGGCCGTCGGTGAGCTCTAAGCCATCGCCGTTTATGTCGTTCGGTGCTTCTGCTCCTACTCTTACCACTAG TGATTCTTCAATTCAACCACCGACGTCTCAAAACCATTCAGCCTTTGCAGGACAATCTTTTGGACCTGGTGGAATTCAAAG TGGTCCTCGAGCACCGCCTCCTTCGGCTTCTCAAAACCCTCCACCCTCTTTAGGACAACCTTACCGACCAGGTGGGGTTCAAAG TAGTCTTCCAAGTAATCGAACACCATCTCCGTTGCCTTTTCAAAATCCCTCACCCTCCTCAGGTCAACCTTACCAATCTGGTGGAATTCACAG GAGCCCGGAACCTTCCAATGGAATAGCATGGGGTTCAGAAGCTTTTCCACGTCCAAGCCCCTCTGTGAGACCTTACCAATTTCCTGGAGTTCAGAG GCCTACTTTAAATCCTCAATTGGGGCACGATGGATCAAGGAATTTCTTGAAAGATCATGGTGAACATAGTCAGGCCACGTTTCCAGCTAGTACATCTCACATTCTTTCCAGAATTGGAACTGATGCTGTTGAGATTGGTCGATCACaagattcaaaaagaaaaag tcgGTCAGATTTTCCTCCTGATCAGAATTTGGGATCTTCTCGAAGAAATCAACCGCCAGTATCAGGTTTTGAGAATGGCAACTTGGCAGATGATTTTCAGCCGCCATCTAGCCAACCTTGGAT GCGCTCTCCGTCGTCTGTGGAGAATACTCCAATGAGGTCAAGGAGCAATCCCAATCGGTTGATTAATCAAGACCAAACCCCAAAATCTTCATTTCCCTATGCACATGAAGCAGCTGAAATTCAGGAAGCTACAAGAAGAAATTCTTCGGCTATATCATCTTCTGATAAACCTCTGGGAGACGACTCCATATTTTCTCAGCATGATTCTCGAAG GATTTCAACATCTCCTACGTCAGGATCGAAGACATATATGCTTTCAAGAAGTTCAGATTCTCAATTTCCTGGGCACTCTGTAAATAGTTTTAATAACGCGGGTAAGACAAGCAGTTCACCTGCTACAAAAAGGACGAGATCTCCACCTTTATATTCAGCTGAAGAGGATATCCAGCGAAACTCTTTACCTTCTCAAGACTGTACGGAAGG AGAAGAGCAGGCCAGGGCAAAGAGACTTGCTCGCTTCAAGGGTGAACTGGAGCCTATTGCAGACCGATCTGTTGATACTCAACTTACTAAGtcatttgtaaataaaactaCCAAACCTCTGGACAACAAACAAACGTTCAATTCATTGGAATCAAGTAGGGATACCGTGAAGGGAGATTCCTTGTCTAAGTATGAAAGCTCGGAGCAACCCTCTCTTATCATTGGTTTATGCCCTGACATGTGTCCTG AGTCGGAACGGGGGGAGCGGGAAAGGAAGGGCGACTTGGACCATTATGAGCGTGTGGATGGAGATAGGAACCAGACGAGCAAATCCCTTGCTGTGAAGAAA TATACCAGGACAGCGGAGCGAGAAGCAGTTTTGATACGACCAATGCCAATCCTGCAGAGTACAATGGAATATTTGCTGAGTTTGCTAGATCGACCTTACAATGAAAACTTTCTAGGCATGTACAATTTCTTATGGGATAGGATGAGAGCTATTCGTATGGATCTCAGAATGCAACATATTTTCAACCGAGAAGCTATTACTTTACTGGAGCAaatg ATAAGACTTCACATCATTGCAATGCATGAGCTATGTGAATATACGAAAGGAGAGGGCTTTTCAGAGGGGTTTGATGCCCACTTGAATATTGAGCAG ATGAACAAGACATCTGTGGAGTTGTTTCAAATGTATGATGATCACAGGAAGAAAGGTATAATTATTCCTACAGAGAAAGAGTTTCGTGGCTATTATGCTCTTCTCAAACTCGACAAGCATCCTGGATATAAG GTTGAACCTTCAGAGCTTTCTCTTGATCTTGCCAATATGACTCCAGAAATAAGGCAAACTTCGGAAGTTCTCTTTGCCCGCAGTGTAGCCAG AGCTTGCAGAACTGGCAATTTCATCGCCTTCTTTCGCCTTGCACGGAAAGCAAGCTATCTTCAAGCATGTTTAATGCATGCTCATTTTTCAAAG TTAAGAACTCAAGCACTCGCTTCTCTTCACTCGGGTCTTCAACAGAATCAGGGTCTCCCAGTTTCAGATACGTCAAAGTGGATAGGGATGGAG GAAGAAGACATAGAAGCCCTGTTAGAGTACCATGGCTTTTCAATAAAAGTGTTTGAAGAGCCATATATGGTAAAGGATGATCTGTTTCTCCATGTTGATAaggattacaaaacaaaatgctCAAAACTTGTTCACATGAAAAAGTCAAGAACCATAGTGGAAGATGTTTCTGCTCCATCAATAGAGGAAGATGTTTCTACTCCCTCTCCATTGCCCTCCTTGCTCACAGAAGCATTTAAAGGACATCAACCATGTATTACCCCCCATAAACAGGAAATGCCGCCTGCTCGAAGTCTTAAGAAACAAACACCCATGCGTCTAGTTGATAAAGAAATGACTGACTTCAAGACAACCCTCCTACCAGAGGAGGACAAGCCAGCGGGGACATTTGTTATAAATCCAGTGGGGCCATCTGTTATAAATCCAGTGGAGcatcaacagaaacaaaatgacATTACATCAGCTGGTGGATTTCATTCTCCCGTGAAGCTATATTCTCCTTTTGGTTCCACTGGATTTCCTCAAACTAAATCCTGGAATTTGGAAAAGCAACCTAATGACCATAGTATTGATATGTCTCCTGGGGAAATTAAATTTCCAATTGCAGGGGATTTACATACGAATCTTGTGCCTGGACCAGCTTTGCAACAAAGTCCGAAGTCTATGCCAATGGAGATTGGGCCTGTAACTACAATTGCAGAGTCTTCGACAAGTGTGGGAAAAGAATATGCTTTGGAAGAACCAGTACCTGAAGCTGCAATTATCAGTACCTTGGAAAAGAACTTCCATGACATTGAACAGGAAGACGAGGATGAGAATGGGGTCATCGTAAATCAGTATGATGAGGAAGTGGCGAAGGCAAAACTCAAGTTGATCATAAG ATTATGGAAGCGGTGGGCGTCACGAAAAAGTGAATTGCGGGAGCATCGACAGTTAGCAGCAGCTGCTGCACTGAATTCACTATCCCTGGGTACTCCTATCCGATTTAGCAAAACTGAT CAATCAAGGGCGTGTGGTGAGTTTGACATTGATCAAGCCATGAGGAGAAGATTTGAAGAACATGAAAAATCATGGTCAAGGCTGAATATTTCAGATGTGATAGCTGATATACTAGTTGGAAGGAATCCAGAATCAAAATGCATATGCTGGAAGGTCATCTTATGTACTCAGACTGAATCAGTAAACACAGCATCTTCTGCAAGTCAGGTTACGCATTCAGCAGCCAGTCGATGGTTATCGTCAAAGCTTATGCCTAATGCAGAACATAGTCTCAACGATGATAATCTGCTATTTTCAGCTCCTGGTGTGTCGGTATGGAACAAATGGGTTGCAAATAGGTCTGATTCAGATTTCACATGCTGTCTCTCAGTAGCTAGGGATGTGGAGGCTGATAATGATATATGTGAAACAACACGTGGTGCAAGTGCAGTCCTTTTCCTTGCATCTGGAGGCCTCCCTTTGAATCTCCAGAGAGAACAGCTTAACCGCATTCTTGAATCAGTACCCTGTGGTTCAGTTCTTCCCCTGCTTGTAGTGATCAGCTCATGCAATGGGGAACGCATGGAGCCTGATACTGGTATCGTCTCGGGGCTTGGTCTCAATGATATTAACAAATCAAAGATTGCAAGCttttccatagtttctattgCTAATAAGTCCCAAAAAGGACAGGAAGTTCATTTTTTCAACGATTCACGGCTAAGAGATGGGATTAAATGGCTGGCGAGCAATTCACCGCTGCAACCGAATCTTCATCATGTTAAACCTCGCGAACTGGTTCTGACCCATTTCAGTTTTTCCCTGGAGTTGCTTAAGCAGATGCCAGATCAGGAAGTTGGTCCTAACATCTGCATATCAGCCTTCAACGACGCATTGGAAACATCCCAAAGAAACATCACTTCTGCTGCTGAAGCAAATCCTATCGGTTGGCCTTGCCCCGAGACAATGTTACTCGAGGGTAATAGAAAAGAACGTCTAATG GTGCAGCGGTATCTCCCCAACCTGGACTGGAGCAGTGCAGAGAACATCGAACCACTCAATTCCGTGCTAGAGAATTGTAAGCTCCCATATATTGAAGATGATTTGACATGGTTAACCGTAGGATGTGCTTCTCGTACTGAGATAGAAAACCATACGCAACGACTCGAGGGATGCTTAGTTGAGTACTTAACACAGAGAAGCAAGCTTATGGGAGTCTCATTAGCTACCAAAGAAACAGGAGTGATGCTCGAAAGAAACACTAGACTCGAACTCCATAACTCAAGCCGCTACCATATCATCCCTAGATGGATTGGTATCTTCCAGAGGATCTTCAACTGGCGGATAATGGGTTTGTCTGATTCATCGTCTTCCTCAGCTTACGTACTGAAGTCTGATCTCACCATGTCAACTTCAAGCTACGCAGATAAATTCTTGTCTGAAGATGCATCATACCAATCTTCTCCTCCAAATATTCCATTGCTTCATGaaatgattcaaatcagttgcAGCCCCTTCAAGTCGTCTCCTCCATATGATCACAAAGGCCAGAGAGTTGTCGAATCGGTTCAGACAGAAACTCTTATTGATGATGATAGAGACATAGACGAGTCGATGTTGGAGAAGAGCAGAGAAGCTTGTAGAAGGATTGATATGATGATAACCGAGGATGATGAGTTAGCTGATGAAACCGAGAGATCATGGAGAAGTAAAGGTaaagaagctgagaagaagacgataaaggagagagagagtgagagactagatgaattgttggagaaatgTAACTTAGTACAGAATAGCATAGCCGAGAAGCTCTgtatttacttctga
- the LOC104721406 gene encoding SAC3 family protein B-like isoform X1 — protein sequence MAFRPFGKDLGPSVSSKPSPFMSFGASAPTLTTSDSSIQPPTSQNHSAFAGQSFGPGGIQSGPRAPPPSASQNPPPSLGQPYRPGGVQSSLPSNRTPSPLPFQNPSPSSGQPYQSGGIHRSPEPSNGIAWGSEAFPRPSPSVRPYQFPGVQRPTLNPQLGHDGSRNFLKDHGEHSQATFPASTSHILSRIGTDAVEIGRSQDSKRKSRSDFPPDQNLGSSRRNQPPVSGFENGNLADDFQPPSSQPWMRSPSSVENTPMRSRSNPNRLINQDQTPKSSFPYAHEAAEIQEATRRNSSAISSSDKPLGDDSIFSQHDSRRISTSPTSGSKTYMLSRSSDSQFPGHSVNSFNNAGKTSSSPATKRTRSPPLYSAEEDIQRNSLPSQDCTEGEEQARAKRLARFKGELEPIADRSVDTQLTKSFVNKTTKPLDNKQTFNSLESSRDTVKGDSLSKYESSEQPSLIIGLCPDMCPESERGERERKGDLDHYERVDGDRNQTSKSLAVKKYTRTAEREAVLIRPMPILQSTMEYLLSLLDRPYNENFLGMYNFLWDRMRAIRMDLRMQHIFNREAITLLEQMIRLHIIAMHELCEYTKGEGFSEGFDAHLNIEQMNKTSVELFQMYDDHRKKGIIIPTEKEFRGYYALLKLDKHPGYKVEPSELSLDLANMTPEIRQTSEVLFARSVARACRTGNFIAFFRLARKASYLQACLMHAHFSKLRTQALASLHSGLQQNQGLPVSDTSKWIGMEEEDIEALLEYHGFSIKVFEEPYMVKDDLFLHVDKDYKTKCSKLVHMKKSRTIVEDVSAPSIEEDVSTPSPLPSLLTEAFKGHQPCITPHKQEMPPARSLKKQTPMRLVDKEMTDFKTTLLPEEDKPAGTFVINPVGPSVINPVEHQQKQNDITSAGGFHSPVKLYSPFGSTGFPQTKSWNLEKQPNDHSIDMSPGEIKFPIAGDLHTNLVPGPALQQSPKSMPMEIGPVTTIAESSTSVGKEYALEEPVPEAAIISTLEKNFHDIEQEDEDENGVIVNQYDEEVAKAKLKLIIRLWKRWASRKSELREHRQLAAAAALNSLSLGTPIRFSKTDQSRACGEFDIDQAMRRRFEEHEKSWSRLNISDVIADILVGRNPESKCICWKVILCTQTESVNTASSASQVTHSAASRWLSSKLMPNAEHSLNDDNLLFSAPGVSVWNKWVANRSDSDFTCCLSVARDVEADNDICETTRGASAVLFLASGGLPLNLQREQLNRILESVPCGSVLPLLVVISSCNGERMEPDTGIVSGLGLNDINKSKIASFSIVSIANKSQKGQEVHFFNDSRLRDGIKWLASNSPLQPNLHHVKPRELVLTHFSFSLELLKQMPDQEVGPNICISAFNDALETSQRNITSAAEANPIGWPCPETMLLEGDRKERLMVQRYLPNLDWSSAENIEPLNSVLENCKLPYIEDDLTWLTVGCASRTEIENHTQRLEGCLVEYLTQRSKLMGVSLATKETGVMLERNTRLELHNSSRYHIIPRWIGIFQRIFNWRIMGLSDSSSSSAYVLKSDLTMSTSSYADKFLSEDASYQSSPPNIPLLHEMIQISCSPFKSSPPYDHKGQRVVESVQTETLIDDDRDIDESMLEKSREACRRIDMMITEDDELADETERSWRSKGKEAEKKTIKERESERLDELLEKCNLVQNSIAEKLCIYF from the exons ATGGCGTTTAGGCCTTTCGGGAAGGACTTAGGGCCGTCGGTGAGCTCTAAGCCATCGCCGTTTATGTCGTTCGGTGCTTCTGCTCCTACTCTTACCACTAG TGATTCTTCAATTCAACCACCGACGTCTCAAAACCATTCAGCCTTTGCAGGACAATCTTTTGGACCTGGTGGAATTCAAAG TGGTCCTCGAGCACCGCCTCCTTCGGCTTCTCAAAACCCTCCACCCTCTTTAGGACAACCTTACCGACCAGGTGGGGTTCAAAG TAGTCTTCCAAGTAATCGAACACCATCTCCGTTGCCTTTTCAAAATCCCTCACCCTCCTCAGGTCAACCTTACCAATCTGGTGGAATTCACAG GAGCCCGGAACCTTCCAATGGAATAGCATGGGGTTCAGAAGCTTTTCCACGTCCAAGCCCCTCTGTGAGACCTTACCAATTTCCTGGAGTTCAGAG GCCTACTTTAAATCCTCAATTGGGGCACGATGGATCAAGGAATTTCTTGAAAGATCATGGTGAACATAGTCAGGCCACGTTTCCAGCTAGTACATCTCACATTCTTTCCAGAATTGGAACTGATGCTGTTGAGATTGGTCGATCACaagattcaaaaagaaaaag tcgGTCAGATTTTCCTCCTGATCAGAATTTGGGATCTTCTCGAAGAAATCAACCGCCAGTATCAGGTTTTGAGAATGGCAACTTGGCAGATGATTTTCAGCCGCCATCTAGCCAACCTTGGAT GCGCTCTCCGTCGTCTGTGGAGAATACTCCAATGAGGTCAAGGAGCAATCCCAATCGGTTGATTAATCAAGACCAAACCCCAAAATCTTCATTTCCCTATGCACATGAAGCAGCTGAAATTCAGGAAGCTACAAGAAGAAATTCTTCGGCTATATCATCTTCTGATAAACCTCTGGGAGACGACTCCATATTTTCTCAGCATGATTCTCGAAG GATTTCAACATCTCCTACGTCAGGATCGAAGACATATATGCTTTCAAGAAGTTCAGATTCTCAATTTCCTGGGCACTCTGTAAATAGTTTTAATAACGCGGGTAAGACAAGCAGTTCACCTGCTACAAAAAGGACGAGATCTCCACCTTTATATTCAGCTGAAGAGGATATCCAGCGAAACTCTTTACCTTCTCAAGACTGTACGGAAGG AGAAGAGCAGGCCAGGGCAAAGAGACTTGCTCGCTTCAAGGGTGAACTGGAGCCTATTGCAGACCGATCTGTTGATACTCAACTTACTAAGtcatttgtaaataaaactaCCAAACCTCTGGACAACAAACAAACGTTCAATTCATTGGAATCAAGTAGGGATACCGTGAAGGGAGATTCCTTGTCTAAGTATGAAAGCTCGGAGCAACCCTCTCTTATCATTGGTTTATGCCCTGACATGTGTCCTG AGTCGGAACGGGGGGAGCGGGAAAGGAAGGGCGACTTGGACCATTATGAGCGTGTGGATGGAGATAGGAACCAGACGAGCAAATCCCTTGCTGTGAAGAAA TATACCAGGACAGCGGAGCGAGAAGCAGTTTTGATACGACCAATGCCAATCCTGCAGAGTACAATGGAATATTTGCTGAGTTTGCTAGATCGACCTTACAATGAAAACTTTCTAGGCATGTACAATTTCTTATGGGATAGGATGAGAGCTATTCGTATGGATCTCAGAATGCAACATATTTTCAACCGAGAAGCTATTACTTTACTGGAGCAaatg ATAAGACTTCACATCATTGCAATGCATGAGCTATGTGAATATACGAAAGGAGAGGGCTTTTCAGAGGGGTTTGATGCCCACTTGAATATTGAGCAG ATGAACAAGACATCTGTGGAGTTGTTTCAAATGTATGATGATCACAGGAAGAAAGGTATAATTATTCCTACAGAGAAAGAGTTTCGTGGCTATTATGCTCTTCTCAAACTCGACAAGCATCCTGGATATAAG GTTGAACCTTCAGAGCTTTCTCTTGATCTTGCCAATATGACTCCAGAAATAAGGCAAACTTCGGAAGTTCTCTTTGCCCGCAGTGTAGCCAG AGCTTGCAGAACTGGCAATTTCATCGCCTTCTTTCGCCTTGCACGGAAAGCAAGCTATCTTCAAGCATGTTTAATGCATGCTCATTTTTCAAAG TTAAGAACTCAAGCACTCGCTTCTCTTCACTCGGGTCTTCAACAGAATCAGGGTCTCCCAGTTTCAGATACGTCAAAGTGGATAGGGATGGAG GAAGAAGACATAGAAGCCCTGTTAGAGTACCATGGCTTTTCAATAAAAGTGTTTGAAGAGCCATATATGGTAAAGGATGATCTGTTTCTCCATGTTGATAaggattacaaaacaaaatgctCAAAACTTGTTCACATGAAAAAGTCAAGAACCATAGTGGAAGATGTTTCTGCTCCATCAATAGAGGAAGATGTTTCTACTCCCTCTCCATTGCCCTCCTTGCTCACAGAAGCATTTAAAGGACATCAACCATGTATTACCCCCCATAAACAGGAAATGCCGCCTGCTCGAAGTCTTAAGAAACAAACACCCATGCGTCTAGTTGATAAAGAAATGACTGACTTCAAGACAACCCTCCTACCAGAGGAGGACAAGCCAGCGGGGACATTTGTTATAAATCCAGTGGGGCCATCTGTTATAAATCCAGTGGAGcatcaacagaaacaaaatgacATTACATCAGCTGGTGGATTTCATTCTCCCGTGAAGCTATATTCTCCTTTTGGTTCCACTGGATTTCCTCAAACTAAATCCTGGAATTTGGAAAAGCAACCTAATGACCATAGTATTGATATGTCTCCTGGGGAAATTAAATTTCCAATTGCAGGGGATTTACATACGAATCTTGTGCCTGGACCAGCTTTGCAACAAAGTCCGAAGTCTATGCCAATGGAGATTGGGCCTGTAACTACAATTGCAGAGTCTTCGACAAGTGTGGGAAAAGAATATGCTTTGGAAGAACCAGTACCTGAAGCTGCAATTATCAGTACCTTGGAAAAGAACTTCCATGACATTGAACAGGAAGACGAGGATGAGAATGGGGTCATCGTAAATCAGTATGATGAGGAAGTGGCGAAGGCAAAACTCAAGTTGATCATAAG ATTATGGAAGCGGTGGGCGTCACGAAAAAGTGAATTGCGGGAGCATCGACAGTTAGCAGCAGCTGCTGCACTGAATTCACTATCCCTGGGTACTCCTATCCGATTTAGCAAAACTGAT CAATCAAGGGCGTGTGGTGAGTTTGACATTGATCAAGCCATGAGGAGAAGATTTGAAGAACATGAAAAATCATGGTCAAGGCTGAATATTTCAGATGTGATAGCTGATATACTAGTTGGAAGGAATCCAGAATCAAAATGCATATGCTGGAAGGTCATCTTATGTACTCAGACTGAATCAGTAAACACAGCATCTTCTGCAAGTCAGGTTACGCATTCAGCAGCCAGTCGATGGTTATCGTCAAAGCTTATGCCTAATGCAGAACATAGTCTCAACGATGATAATCTGCTATTTTCAGCTCCTGGTGTGTCGGTATGGAACAAATGGGTTGCAAATAGGTCTGATTCAGATTTCACATGCTGTCTCTCAGTAGCTAGGGATGTGGAGGCTGATAATGATATATGTGAAACAACACGTGGTGCAAGTGCAGTCCTTTTCCTTGCATCTGGAGGCCTCCCTTTGAATCTCCAGAGAGAACAGCTTAACCGCATTCTTGAATCAGTACCCTGTGGTTCAGTTCTTCCCCTGCTTGTAGTGATCAGCTCATGCAATGGGGAACGCATGGAGCCTGATACTGGTATCGTCTCGGGGCTTGGTCTCAATGATATTAACAAATCAAAGATTGCAAGCttttccatagtttctattgCTAATAAGTCCCAAAAAGGACAGGAAGTTCATTTTTTCAACGATTCACGGCTAAGAGATGGGATTAAATGGCTGGCGAGCAATTCACCGCTGCAACCGAATCTTCATCATGTTAAACCTCGCGAACTGGTTCTGACCCATTTCAGTTTTTCCCTGGAGTTGCTTAAGCAGATGCCAGATCAGGAAGTTGGTCCTAACATCTGCATATCAGCCTTCAACGACGCATTGGAAACATCCCAAAGAAACATCACTTCTGCTGCTGAAGCAAATCCTATCGGTTGGCCTTGCCCCGAGACAATGTTACTCGAGG GTGATAGAAAAGAACGTCTAATGGTGCAGCGGTATCTCCCCAACCTGGACTGGAGCAGTGCAGAGAACATCGAACCACTCAATTCCGTGCTAGAGAATTGTAAGCTCCCATATATTGAAGATGATTTGACATGGTTAACCGTAGGATGTGCTTCTCGTACTGAGATAGAAAACCATACGCAACGACTCGAGGGATGCTTAGTTGAGTACTTAACACAGAGAAGCAAGCTTATGGGAGTCTCATTAGCTACCAAAGAAACAGGAGTGATGCTCGAAAGAAACACTAGACTCGAACTCCATAACTCAAGCCGCTACCATATCATCCCTAGATGGATTGGTATCTTCCAGAGGATCTTCAACTGGCGGATAATGGGTTTGTCTGATTCATCGTCTTCCTCAGCTTACGTACTGAAGTCTGATCTCACCATGTCAACTTCAAGCTACGCAGATAAATTCTTGTCTGAAGATGCATCATACCAATCTTCTCCTCCAAATATTCCATTGCTTCATGaaatgattcaaatcagttgcAGCCCCTTCAAGTCGTCTCCTCCATATGATCACAAAGGCCAGAGAGTTGTCGAATCGGTTCAGACAGAAACTCTTATTGATGATGATAGAGACATAGACGAGTCGATGTTGGAGAAGAGCAGAGAAGCTTGTAGAAGGATTGATATGATGATAACCGAGGATGATGAGTTAGCTGATGAAACCGAGAGATCATGGAGAAGTAAAGGTaaagaagctgagaagaagacgataaaggagagagagagtgagagactagatgaattgttggagaaatgTAACTTAGTACAGAATAGCATAGCCGAGAAGCTCTgtatttacttctga